From the genome of Pelobates fuscus isolate aPelFus1 chromosome 6, aPelFus1.pri, whole genome shotgun sequence, one region includes:
- the LOC134615484 gene encoding putative claudin-24 produces MTKRQKLQYGAMFFSLLGCVLTCVSTFVPLWKNLNLDLNELEIWNQGLWQTCVIQDEGPMECKDFDSFLALPLPIQMSRILMFFSDGMGAIGLLISCFGMDCLNTGEYKNKSKLNLFGGILFWASGVTALVPVSWIAYDIVQEFWDETIPEIVPRWEFGEALFMGWFGAFFLMLGGTLLICSSCCVPVNPFRTGTTLTSRPGIQSYHLTNVQARQPDLKI; encoded by the coding sequence ATGACTAAAAGGCAGAAGCTACAATACGGTGCaatgtttttctctcttttgggATGTGTACTAACCTGTGTTAGCACTTTTGTGCCTCTTTGGAAAAACCTCAATTTAGACCTTAATGAATTGGAGATCTGGAACCAGGGACTGTGGCAGACATGCGTGATACAAGATGAAGGGCCTATGGAATGTAAGGATTTTGATTCATTTTTGGCCCTGCCGCTCCCAATCCAGATGTCAAGGATTTTGATGTTTTTCTCTGATGGCATGGGGGCTATTGGCCTCCTAATATCTTGCTTTGGAATGGATTGCCTGAACACTGGTGAATATAAAAACAAGTCAAAGTTGAATCTCTTTGGTGGGATATTGTTTTGGGCCTCAGGAGTAACCGCACTAGTCCCAGTTTCTTGGATAGCATACGACATTGTGCAGGAATTTTGGGACGAGACCATTCCAGAAATTGTGCCACGGTGGGAATTTGGTGAAGCTCTGTTTATGGGCTGGTTTGGAGCTTTCTTTCTTATGCTGGGTGGCACATTACTCATCTGTTCAAGCTGTTGTGTGCCTGTAAACCCATTTCGGACTGGGACTACACTTACTAGCAGACCAGGGATCCAGTCATATCATCTGACAAATGTACAAGCCAGACAACCAGATCTGAAAATATGA